CGGGCATTTCGAATGGGATACTGGTAGGGATCGGCTATCCCACGGACGATGCCTACGACAGCGTCCGCCGGTCATGGGACATGGGGCCGCCGCCCGGCCGCACCTATCCACCGCACAGTCCGGGCGGGCCGGATGTTCGAACCGGAGGAGCCGACGAATTTCTCGCTTTCATTGAGGATGAGCTCAAGCCAGAGATCTCGCGGCGGATCGCCGTGGATTTGACGCGTCAGGCGATTTTCGGCCACTCGTTTGGAGGACTTTTTGTTCTTCATGCTCTTTTCAATCGGCCGGATGCGTTCGCAACCTGGATCGCGATCAGCCCCGCAATCTGGTGGGAGGAGGGAGCTATCCTGGCTGCCGCGACGCGGTTTGAGGCCACCAGCGGACCGCGTTTCGGGAGGGTTCTGCTTGCTGCAGGCGAATATGAGCAGCGACTTGCTCCTTTCCAGGAGACCGCACCTGATGCCGCGTCGCGCGCAGTGCGCTTTGCCGAGAGCCGGATCGTCGATAATGCCTGCGCCATGGCGGATCGTCTGTCGTCCATCTCCGGCCAGCATGTGCGATTTGAATTGTATTCGGGTGAGACCCACATGTCGGTGCTTCCGGCCGCCGTCAATTCGGCCGTGCGATTTTCGTTCGGGCCGGAGTCCGGACCAGTGTCTCGTGTGGGCGCGCAGCAAACGCGGTCATGACGTTCTCGCCAGGATGCCACTCCGATCCGTCTGCGGTTTCCCTCGATCCGATTTCGGATACACCGCTGTTCGAGTTGAATGGTGCCGGCTTCAAGCTGGCTGAGCGCACGCTGTTTGATCCATTGACGCTCGACTTGCGCGCTCGGAAGGTCATCGGGGTGATTGGCCGAAATGGCTCCGGCAAGTCGACATTGGTCAAGTTGCTTGCGCGTCAGCAGCCGGCCTCCGTGGGCGTCATTCGCTTCAAGGGGATCGATCTGCAAAGATGGAGCAACCGGCCGTTTGCCCGCAAGGTTGCGTATCTGCCGCAGCAGACGCCTCTCGCCCCGGCCGTTCTGGTTCGTGAGTTGGTCGCGTTCGGCCGCTATCCGTGGCACGGCGCGCTCGGCCGTTTCGGCGCTCTCGACAAGGACAAGGTCTCAGTGGCGATGCGGCAGACGGGAACCGAGGTCTTTGCCGATCGGCTCGTCGACACTCTCTCAGGCGGGGAGCGTCAGCGAACCTGGCTTGCCATGCTCCTTGCGCAGGATACCGAATGTCTCTTACTCGATGAGCCAACCTCGGCCCTGGACATTGCACATCAGATCGAGGTCCTCTCGCTCGTGTGCCGTCTGTGCCATGAACGCGGTCTGGGAGTCGTCATGGTTTTGCACGACATGAACATGGCCGCGCGCTTCTGCGACGAGATCATCGCGCTCCAGTCCGGACGTGTCGTCGTGTGCGGACCGCCGAAAGTGATCATGACGCCAATGATCCTTGAGAAGATCTATGGCGTGTCCATGGGCGTCACGCGTTGTCCGGAAACGGGCCGCCCCATCAGCTATCCACGCTGACAAGGATAGAACGCGCGGCTCTTAGAGCGGTCGGAGCGGCAAATCACGGATTGGCTCTCGTTGGCTGCAGCTGGCTTAAGCTTGCTCATGACGGATCGGATGGATAGTTCAAGTGTTTCAGTTGCCTAGAGGGCGGCGTGTGCGCGACCTCCACGGGGAAATCAAGAGAAATCTGGTCACGTCGAGTGTGGGCAGGCCTAGTGAACGGGGCAGAGTGGGCAAGTCTGGCGACGTCAGCAAATGAAGACGATTTATCGAGGCATCATTGGACTCTCAGTAGGCGAAATCCATCTTTGGCTTGCGGACGACCGGCTTGATCTCGTGACGGCAGCCGCTTCACGCTCTTTTTTGGCTCCGGACGAAAAGCAGCACGAACTGCGCTTTCACTTCGAAAGAGACAGGGACCGGTACCTTGCGACGCGTGCGCTGGTTCGAAGGGTACTATCGAGGTATCAACCCTTGCACCCAGCAGACTGGGTGTTTTCGCAGAACGCGTACGGGCGTCCGGAAATTGACGCCATGCGGACGGGAATCCGCGATCTGTTCTTCAACGTTTCACACACAACCGGTCTGATTGTTCTGGCAGTTGCAACGGGCCGGGCGGTAGGAGTGGATGTCGAGAACACCCAGAGGGACAAAGATCTGCTAGATGTCACGAAGCAGGTCCTTTCGCCAGAGGAGCTGCAGGATCTTGTCAAAGTGCCGGGCGAGCTCAAGGTTGAGCGGTTTCTTCAATACTGGACTCTCAAGGAAGCCTACATCAAGGCACGCGGAAAGGGAGTGTCCATACCTCTAGAAAAGCTTGGTTTCCGATTCGACCAGAGCGGCACTATTGATCTGGAAATCGCTCCAGAACTGGCTGACGCCCCCTGTCGTTGGCAATGTTGGCAATTCCGTCCTGAGGATGGCTACCTCATCGCGCTCTGCGCTGAGCGCATTGAACACATACCGACGGGCATCGTTGCAAGAAGAATGACTTCATCCGGCGTGGACGAAATTATCCCGGTGCAAGTTGATCGCGTGTCGGCATAGAGCCATTCGCTCCGGCGCTTGCTACTGATCGACGATCGCGTCGATTTCCTCCTTCAGAAGTTCACCATAGCGTTCGATGACGCCGGGCGTCAGTTTCGCGCAGAGCAGCGTGAAGCTGAGCGCGGCGCCCGGCTTGTCGCCCGGCGTGATGATCGGCATTCCAACTCCGGCAATGCCGGGAATGAGTTCACCCAGGTCCACGGCGTAGCCGCGCCGGCGGGTATCGGCGATCAATTGGCGAACCTTGTCCTCGGTGAGGTTGCGATAGGACGCGAAGCGCCCGAGATTGGCGCGGATGATGTAGTCCTGCTCGTCCTCGTCGAGGAATGCGAGCATCGCGATCGAGCCAGGGCCGACGCCGAGGGGCACGAAGCCGCCGACCGATCCCGTCAGCGTCGGCACGATGCATTCGCCGTCGCGCCGGTCGAGGCAGACTGAATCATGGTTGAAGCGGGCCATCAGGTGGGTCGTGTCGCCGGTGCGGCGCCTGAGCCGAGTCAGCGCGACCTCGCAGCGGCTGATGATGCCGGGGCCGCGGGCTGCGCGGACGCCGTAGATCGCCATGCGTGCACCTAGCCGGTAACGCCGCTTCTTGTCGTCGCGGGCGAGCAGCTTGTGGCCGACCAGCGTGTTGAGGATGCGGTGACAGGTGGCGGTGTTCAGCCCGGAACGGGCCGTCAATTCCTTCAGCGACAGGCCCTCGACGCCGCCATCGGCGACGAGATCCAGCAAGACGACGGTACGGTCGAGCAACTGGGCTCCACCGGACGGCGGTTGGACGATCGTGGGCACAAAATCTCACATTGTGAAAAAAGAACGTTCGATAGCTTGTACATTGAGAAAGATGTGTCTCCAATGATGAAAATTAGATCGCTCAAGAGGGGTGCATATTTTTTGAGCGACCTGATTTCTGCATTCGCACAAGGCTAATGGCTGACGCGGCGCCGCGGCAACGGCACCGGAAGGCCGTGATTTATCCAGAGGAACAGGATGACAGGCTTCAAAAGGATGATGGGCGTTTCCGTTCTCGCGCTCGCTGCCGTCTTTGCGGGTGGCGCCGCCGTGGCGGGTACGCTCGAGAACGTCAAGGCACGCGGCAAGCTGATCGTCGGCGTGAAGAACGACTACGTGCCCTACGGCTATTTGAACGACAAGGGCGAAGTCGTCGGCTTCGAGGTCGCGCTTGCCAAGTACGTCGCCAAGGAGCTCCTCGGCTCCGAGGACAAGATCGAGCTCGTGCCGGTCATCGCTGCCAATCGCATCGATTTCCTGACCGCAGGCCGCATCGATGCCATCTTCGCCACACTTGGCGTCACGGCCGAGCGCGCCAAGGTCATCGACTTCACGACGGAATATGTTTCCGCCGCCGGCCCATCGGTGCTGATGGCCAAGGACGCGACGCTCTCCAAATGGGAAGAGCTGAAGGGCAAGTCGATCTGCGGCATCCAGGGCTCCTACTACAACAAGAAGATGACCGAGGAGTTCGGTATCACTCTGGTCGCCTTCAAGACGCAGCCGGAAGCCTATCGCGCGCTGAAGGACAATCGCTGCATCGGCTTCGTCTTCGACGACATGACGCTTCAGCAGAAGCTCAAGGAGCCCGATTGGGCGAGCTACAAGATCGCCGTTGCACCCTATGAATTCCAGCCGATGGCCGGCGGCGTCCGCAAGGACGACGCGGGGTTCCGCGAAGCCGTCGACAAGGCCATCGGGAAGGCCGAGGCCGAAGGCAAGCTGATTGCGTGGGAGACCGAGTTCGGCATGCCGCACTCCGACTACATCGCTGCGCGGGCAAAGGCTGCTTCTGCGAAGAAGAACTGACGGACACGGAGCAGCAGCCTTTGTTAGGTCTCGACTATTCCTGGCTCGCGGATCCAGCGTACCAGCGATGGCTGCTCATCGGTGTCGTCAACACGCTGAAGCTGGCGGCGCTCTCGTCGAGTGCCGCCATCCTCATCGGCATGCTGGGGGCCCTTGGCCTCACGCTGCGGATATTCTGGCTCGACGCCCTGATCGAGCTGTTCGTCGAGGTGTTTCGCAACACGCCGCCGCTGTTGCAGATGCTGTTTGCCTATTTCACCCTCTCGACCCTCGGCCTCAAGGTGACCGATCCTTCAACCGGGCTGTCGGTGCCGCTGCTCAGCGCCTTCGCCTGTGCTGCGATTTCGCTCAGTCTCTTCGGCGGGGCGCTGGCGATAGAAACCTTTCGCTCGGGCATCGAAACCATGCCGCGATCGATCATCGATGCGGCGCGGTCACTGGGGTACGGCCGATGGGCCCGCTTCTGGCGCATCGAGGCGCCTATCGCGACCCGCATCTGCCTGCCGGGACTGACGAACATCCTGACCAACCTCTTCAAGACGACCTCGCAGGCGTCCGTCATCACCGTGCCGGAGCTCATGTACTACGCCGGGCAGATTTACAACGATACGTTTCGCACGCTGGAGGTAATGATCCTCGTGCTCCTCATCTACGTGACGCTGGTGTCCGTTCTTACATTCGCGATGGCAAGGCTCGAAGCCTTCATGGCTTTCCCTGGTTACGGAAGGGGGCATTGATGACGGGTTTGGTGCTCCACTACGAGGACAAGAAGCGCGCCGTTCAGTTGCTGATCGCCCTTGGTGTGGTGGTCTGGATTGGTGTCGATGCCGCGACGGGCGGCTCGGCGTACTGGACCCGTGTGCTGGTGCGGCTTCCCGTGCTTCTGACCGGCTCCGCAACCGGTTGGCCGGTCACCGGCGGTTTTGTCCTCAATATTCTTCTTTCCGTTGCGTCGATGGTTCTGGCGACGGCGCTTGGCACAGTTGTGGGGCTTGGAACGCTCGCGCGGTTCGGACCGATCCGGATCGTTTCGCTCCTGTTGGTGAACTTCCTGCGCAATTCACCCTGGCTCGTTCTGCTCTTTGCAACGCTCTATTTCCTGCCCTTCGAGATGCGCATCTTCGGCACGATTGTTCCGTTCCCGCCATTCGTGAAAGCCGTGATTGGCCTTGCGCTGCCGACGGCGGCGAATTTCTCCGAGGTGATCCGCGGCGCGGTTCAATCCGTTCACAGCGGCCAGTGGGAGGCGGCCCGTTCGCTCGGCTACAACACCGGCCAGATCTACCGCCACGTGATCATGCCGCAGGCCATGCGGCGCATGATTCCGGGTTGGATGAATCTCTACGCGCTGCTCATGATCGCGACCGCGCTCGCCACGGTCACCGGCATCCAGGACGTGCTGACGATCCTGAACACTTTGCTGGCCACGGAGAACGAGCGCGTGATCGTCTACTTCTATCTGACCGTCCTCTTCCTGTTCATCGCCTACTGCTATCCGATTGCGGCCCTGGCGCGCCGGCGGGAACGTGCCGTGAAGGGAGAAAACCTGTGAGCCGCACCGATGCGCTGATCGAACTCGACAACGTCCGCAAGTCCTTCGGCGACTTCCAGGTTCTCAAGGGCATTTCGATGTCTGTGCAGAAGGGAGAGGCCGTCTGCATTATCGGTCCCTCCGGGTCGGGAAAGTCCACCATTTTACGCTGCATTAACGGCCTATTTCCGGTGGACGAAGGCTTTATTCGCGTCGGTGCGCATCGCGTGCATGAAATGAAGTCGGAAAAGGCGATGCGTGCGTTGCGCCATCAGGTGGCGATGGTGTTTCAGCAGTACAACCTCTTTCCCCATCGCACGGCGCTGGAAAACATCATGATGGCGCCGATCCAGGTGCTCGGACATGATGGCGCCGAAGTCGAGGAGCGCGCCCGCAATCTCCTGAAGAAGGTTCGACTCTCCGAAAAGGCGAACAGCTATCCGGGACAGCTTTCCGGCGGACAACAGCAGCGCGTGGCAATCGCCCGCGCACTCGCCATGCAGCCGGAGGTGATCCTGTTCGACGAGGTGACGGCGGCGCTCGATCCGGAAACGGTGAAAGACGTTCTCTTCGCCATCCGCGAACTTGTGGAGGAAGGCCTCACCTGCATTCTCGTGACTCACGAGATGAAGTTCGCCCGGGAAGTCTCGCAGCGAGTCTGCTTCACCGATCATGGTCTGATCGTGGAGAGCGCGCCTCCCGCAGAGCTTTTCGACAATCCGCGAGATCCGCGCACTCGCGAATTCCTCGGTCAGGTTCTCTGATCGCATCACCGGGCGGACGGGACGTCGTTGGTCCGGTGCAATCGACCTGTCGGGACTGGCAATACGCTGCGCGGTGCGGCCATCCCACAAGCAATGAAGGGTGGGCCGGAAGGTCCAATGGATCATGCCCCGTTTTGACGATATCTACGCCCAAGACTTCAAGGAGGCGCCCTATTGGTGGGAGGCCGCGGAACCGGAGACCGATCTCGATCCGCTGCCGGAGCGCGCCGACGTCGTGGTCATTGGTTCGGGCTATGCCGGGCTGAATGCGGCGACCCATCTGGCGCGCGCCGGGCGCTCGGTCGTGGTCATCGACGGTGACCGGATCGGGGAGGGCGCCTCGACGCGGTCGGGCGGCATGGTGTCGAGCGGTCAGAAGCTGGTGGTTGGCGGCGCGATCAAGGGGATCGACCCCGTGCTGTTCTCGCGCCTGATCGGCGAAAGCAATGAGAGCTTCGATTATCTGAAGATGCTGGTCGAGACGGAGAAGCTGGATGCGGGCCTCGCGCTCACCGGCCGCTTTTTCGGCGCTCACGCGGCGCCCGACTACGAAACCTTGAAGCGGCATGGCGCACTGCTGGCGGAAAAGACCGGCGTGACCGTGCATTTCCTCGATCGCTCGCATCAGCGGGCCGCGATCGGTTCGGACTACTATCACGGCGGCATGGTGATCGACCAATATGGCGGTCTGCATCCGGGCAAATATCACAAGGCGTTGCGCGACCGGGCGCGCGCCGCCGGCGTCGTGCTGCGCTCGCATGCGCGTGCGGCTGTCGTCCAGGATGGAGCGGGTGGGGAGAAGATCGTGCCGACCGCGCGGGGCAGCATCCGAGCCGCTCACGTCGTCGCAACCACCAACGGCTACACCGCCGCCGACGCGACGCCGGGGCTCGCCAGCCGCATCGTGCCGGTCAAGAGCTATCAGATTGCCACCGAGCCGCTGCCGGCTGATCTCCTCGCCGAGCTCATTCCGCAGGCCCGCATGGTGTCCGACACGCGCCGTGACCTGATCTATACAAGGCCATCGCCCGACGAGACGCGACTTCTGTTCGGATCGCGCCCGGGCATCTTCGACATGCCGGACAAGCTTGCCGCCAAGCGGCTCTATGCGCGCATGCTGGCCGTCTGGCCGCAGCTTGCGGGCGTGAAGATCACCCATGCTTGGAGCGGTCGCGTGGCCATGACGGTCGACAAGATCGCCCATCTCGGTGCCCGAGACGGCACTGATTTTGCGGCCGGCTGCAACGGCAACGGCGTCGCGCTGATGACCTATCTCGGTTACCAGACGGCGCGCAAGATTCTCGGGGAGCAAAACCTGCCGTCGGCTTTCGACCGCGAGACGTTTGCTGCCGTGCCCTTCTATGCGGGCACGCCGTGGTTCGTGCCACTTTTTGCCGGCTGGTATCGCCTGCGCGATTTCCTCGACCGTCCGGGGCGCTGAATTGGAGCAGTCCGCTACGCGCTCGTCTCGAAGGGGGACAATTTGTCCAGAATAATTCCCGAGCTCGTCGTCACGCCGCAGGATCTGCCCGCGAAGGTCGACGTCGTCGTCATCGGCGGCGGCATCATCGGTGTGTCGACGGCGCTCTCGCTGGCCGAGCGCGGCGTCAGCGTTGCCCTGTGTGAAAAGGGACTGATCGGGGCGGAGCAGTCGTCGCGGAATTGGGGTTGGGTGCGCCAGATGGGGCGTGACCCGGCCGAGTTGCCGCTTGCGATCGAAAGCCTTCGACTCTGGCGCGGCATGAACGCGCGCATCGCCGGCGAAACGGGCTTTCGGCAGGCGGGCATCGCCTATCTCTGCGACACCGACGCCGACGTTGCGATGTATGAGGAGTGGCTCAAGCATGCCGCCCCGCTTGGTCTCGATTCCCGCCTCGTCGGCGGCGAGGCGCTGAAGAGGCTTATTCCCGGAGCGGCGAAGCCGTTTCGCGCCGCGTTGCACACGCTGAGCGACGGCAAGGCCGAGCCGTTTGTCGCAGCCCCGGCAATTGCGCGCGGTGCGGCCGCTAGGGGGGCGCACATCCTCACCAACTGCGCGGTCCGCTCCATCGAGCGATCGGCGGGCCGGGTGAGCGGCTGTGTGACCGAGCACGGTGAGATCCGCTGCTCCTCCGTGGTTCTGGCGGGCGGAGCCTGGTCGCGCTTGTTCGCTGGCAACATGGGCATCGATCTTCCAGTCCTGAAGATCCTCGGCAGCGTCGTCCGCCTGTCCTCGGTCGACGGCGTTCCGGATTTCGCAGTTGGTGCGGGTAACTTCGCTTTCCGTCGCCGTCTGGACGGCGGGTTCACTGTCGCTCAGCGCAACGCAAATATTGCCCCAATCACGCCGGACAGCT
This region of Bradyrhizobium sp. CCGUVB1N3 genomic DNA includes:
- a CDS encoding amino acid ABC transporter ATP-binding protein; translation: MSRTDALIELDNVRKSFGDFQVLKGISMSVQKGEAVCIIGPSGSGKSTILRCINGLFPVDEGFIRVGAHRVHEMKSEKAMRALRHQVAMVFQQYNLFPHRTALENIMMAPIQVLGHDGAEVEERARNLLKKVRLSEKANSYPGQLSGGQQQRVAIARALAMQPEVILFDEVTAALDPETVKDVLFAIRELVEEGLTCILVTHEMKFAREVSQRVCFTDHGLIVESAPPAELFDNPRDPRTREFLGQVL
- a CDS encoding alpha/beta hydrolase, giving the protein MNEIPARIADTLQFDLAPRRGGAPYRIFYRAPAGEAPADGWPILYLLDGNAVIGTAVDVLRVQGSYPLGTGISNGILVGIGYPTDDAYDSVRRSWDMGPPPGRTYPPHSPGGPDVRTGGADEFLAFIEDELKPEISRRIAVDLTRQAIFGHSFGGLFVLHALFNRPDAFATWIAISPAIWWEEGAILAAATRFEATSGPRFGRVLLAAGEYEQRLAPFQETAPDAASRAVRFAESRIVDNACAMADRLSSISGQHVRFELYSGETHMSVLPAAVNSAVRFSFGPESGPVSRVGAQQTRS
- a CDS encoding transporter substrate-binding domain-containing protein yields the protein MTGFKRMMGVSVLALAAVFAGGAAVAGTLENVKARGKLIVGVKNDYVPYGYLNDKGEVVGFEVALAKYVAKELLGSEDKIELVPVIAANRIDFLTAGRIDAIFATLGVTAERAKVIDFTTEYVSAAGPSVLMAKDATLSKWEELKGKSICGIQGSYYNKKMTEEFGITLVAFKTQPEAYRALKDNRCIGFVFDDMTLQQKLKEPDWASYKIAVAPYEFQPMAGGVRKDDAGFREAVDKAIGKAEAEGKLIAWETEFGMPHSDYIAARAKAASAKKN
- a CDS encoding IclR family transcriptional regulator — translated: MLDRTVVLLDLVADGGVEGLSLKELTARSGLNTATCHRILNTLVGHKLLARDDKKRRYRLGARMAIYGVRAARGPGIISRCEVALTRLRRRTGDTTHLMARFNHDSVCLDRRDGECIVPTLTGSVGGFVPLGVGPGSIAMLAFLDEDEQDYIIRANLGRFASYRNLTEDKVRQLIADTRRRGYAVDLGELIPGIAGVGMPIITPGDKPGAALSFTLLCAKLTPGVIERYGELLKEEIDAIVDQ
- a CDS encoding amino acid ABC transporter permease; its protein translation is MTGLVLHYEDKKRAVQLLIALGVVVWIGVDAATGGSAYWTRVLVRLPVLLTGSATGWPVTGGFVLNILLSVASMVLATALGTVVGLGTLARFGPIRIVSLLLVNFLRNSPWLVLLFATLYFLPFEMRIFGTIVPFPPFVKAVIGLALPTAANFSEVIRGAVQSVHSGQWEAARSLGYNTGQIYRHVIMPQAMRRMIPGWMNLYALLMIATALATVTGIQDVLTILNTLLATENERVIVYFYLTVLFLFIAYCYPIAALARRRERAVKGENL
- a CDS encoding FAD-binding oxidoreductase — protein: MSRIIPELVVTPQDLPAKVDVVVIGGGIIGVSTALSLAERGVSVALCEKGLIGAEQSSRNWGWVRQMGRDPAELPLAIESLRLWRGMNARIAGETGFRQAGIAYLCDTDADVAMYEEWLKHAAPLGLDSRLVGGEALKRLIPGAAKPFRAALHTLSDGKAEPFVAAPAIARGAAARGAHILTNCAVRSIERSAGRVSGCVTEHGEIRCSSVVLAGGAWSRLFAGNMGIDLPVLKILGSVVRLSSVDGVPDFAVGAGNFAFRRRLDGGFTVAQRNANIAPITPDSFRLFCDYTPTLIKSWNELTPRIGGQFFRELSMARSWRSDEVTPFEQVRILDPDPSWRFVRGGVRHLREAFPVFGDAKITKIWAGLMDVTPDAVPVMAPVGSVPGFYLATGFSGHGFGIGPGAGALMADLVTGSTACVDPAPFRMERFKRLKKVA
- a CDS encoding 4'-phosphopantetheinyl transferase superfamily protein — protein: MKTIYRGIIGLSVGEIHLWLADDRLDLVTAAASRSFLAPDEKQHELRFHFERDRDRYLATRALVRRVLSRYQPLHPADWVFSQNAYGRPEIDAMRTGIRDLFFNVSHTTGLIVLAVATGRAVGVDVENTQRDKDLLDVTKQVLSPEELQDLVKVPGELKVERFLQYWTLKEAYIKARGKGVSIPLEKLGFRFDQSGTIDLEIAPELADAPCRWQCWQFRPEDGYLIALCAERIEHIPTGIVARRMTSSGVDEIIPVQVDRVSA
- a CDS encoding FAD-binding oxidoreductase; this translates as MPRFDDIYAQDFKEAPYWWEAAEPETDLDPLPERADVVVIGSGYAGLNAATHLARAGRSVVVIDGDRIGEGASTRSGGMVSSGQKLVVGGAIKGIDPVLFSRLIGESNESFDYLKMLVETEKLDAGLALTGRFFGAHAAPDYETLKRHGALLAEKTGVTVHFLDRSHQRAAIGSDYYHGGMVIDQYGGLHPGKYHKALRDRARAAGVVLRSHARAAVVQDGAGGEKIVPTARGSIRAAHVVATTNGYTAADATPGLASRIVPVKSYQIATEPLPADLLAELIPQARMVSDTRRDLIYTRPSPDETRLLFGSRPGIFDMPDKLAAKRLYARMLAVWPQLAGVKITHAWSGRVAMTVDKIAHLGARDGTDFAAGCNGNGVALMTYLGYQTARKILGEQNLPSAFDRETFAAVPFYAGTPWFVPLFAGWYRLRDFLDRPGR
- a CDS encoding amino acid ABC transporter permease, with amino-acid sequence MLGLDYSWLADPAYQRWLLIGVVNTLKLAALSSSAAILIGMLGALGLTLRIFWLDALIELFVEVFRNTPPLLQMLFAYFTLSTLGLKVTDPSTGLSVPLLSAFACAAISLSLFGGALAIETFRSGIETMPRSIIDAARSLGYGRWARFWRIEAPIATRICLPGLTNILTNLFKTTSQASVITVPELMYYAGQIYNDTFRTLEVMILVLLIYVTLVSVLTFAMARLEAFMAFPGYGRGH
- a CDS encoding ABC transporter ATP-binding protein produces the protein MTFSPGCHSDPSAVSLDPISDTPLFELNGAGFKLAERTLFDPLTLDLRARKVIGVIGRNGSGKSTLVKLLARQQPASVGVIRFKGIDLQRWSNRPFARKVAYLPQQTPLAPAVLVRELVAFGRYPWHGALGRFGALDKDKVSVAMRQTGTEVFADRLVDTLSGGERQRTWLAMLLAQDTECLLLDEPTSALDIAHQIEVLSLVCRLCHERGLGVVMVLHDMNMAARFCDEIIALQSGRVVVCGPPKVIMTPMILEKIYGVSMGVTRCPETGRPISYPR